A portion of the Archocentrus centrarchus isolate MPI-CPG fArcCen1 chromosome 19, fArcCen1, whole genome shotgun sequence genome contains these proteins:
- the LOC115797922 gene encoding prolyl 4-hydroxylase subunit alpha-1-like isoform X4 encodes MFMQSASCRRRSCSTGRMALCRWWLFHFLLFTSCSAHDFFTSIGQMTDLVFTEKDLVTSLKDYIQAEENKLEQIKKWADKLDALSAAATKDPEGFLGHPVNAFKLMKRLNTEWGELESLVLTDMSDVFISNLTIQRQHFPNDDDQTGAAKALLRLQDTYQLDTNAISTGELPGMSPTSSSLSALTVDDCYDLGKVAYSDADYYHTELWMVQALRQLDQGETSAVVDAVTVLDYLSYSVYQQGELERALEFTRRLLELDPTHQRANGNLKYFEYQLAKQKKAEVEEKEEEDKRERRETKDDYLPERKKYEQLCRGEGIKLTPRRQSRLFCRYYDNNRHPRYVIGPVKQEDEWDSPHIVRYHNIVSEKDMEKVKELAKPRLRRATISNPVTGVLETAHYRISKRRATVHDPQTGKLTTAHYRVSKSAWLGAYEHPVVDKINQMIEDITGLNVKTAEDLQVANYGVGGQYEPHFDFGRKDEPDAFEELGTGNRIATWLLYMSDVQAGGATVFTDVGASVRPKKGTAVFWYNLYPSGEGDYRTRHAACPVLLGNKWVSNKWIHERGQEFRRRCGLNETD; translated from the exons gccAGATGACGGACTTGGTGTTCACAGAGAAGGACCTGGTCACATCCCTGAAGGACTACATCCAAGCAGAGGAGAACAAACTGGAGCAGATCAAAAA gtGGGCGGACAAACTGGACGCCCTCTCAGCTGCTGCCACTAAGGACCCCGAAGGCTTCCTGGGTCACCCGGTGAACGCCTTCAAACTGATGAAGAGGCTGAACACAGAGTGGGGGGAGCTGGAGAGCCTGGTGCTCACCGACATGTCTGATG TGTTCATCTCCAACCTCACCATCCAGAGGCAGCACTTCCCCAACGACGACGACCAGACGGGAGCTGCCAAAGCTCTGCTGAGACTGCAGGACACCTACCAGCTGGACACCAACGCCATCTCCACCGGAGAACTTCCAG GCATgtcccccacctcctcctccttgagCGCTCTGACGGTGGATGACTGCTATGACCTCGGGAAGGTGGCGTACTCAGATGCGGATTACTACCACACTGAGCTGTGGATGGTTCAGGCCCTGAGGCAGCTGGACCAAGGCGAGACGTCTGCGGTTGTGGATGCCGTCACCGTCCTCGACTACCTGAGCTACTCTGTGTAccagcagggggagctggagagAGCGCTGGAGTTCACCAGGAGGCTGCTGGAGCTCG ATCCGACACACCAGCGAGCCAACGGGAACCTGAAATACTTTGAGTATCAACTGGCCAAACAGAAGAAGGCggaggtggaggagaaggaggaagaagacaagagggagaggagagagaccaaAGACGACTACCTGCCTGAGAGGAAGAAGTACGAGCAGCTGTGTCGCGGCGAAGGCATCAAGCTG ACTCCTCGCAGGCAGAGCCGCCTCTTCTGCCGCTACTATGACAACAACCGGCACCCGCGGTACGTGATTGGTCCGGTGAAACAGGAAGACGAGTGGGACAGCCCCCACATCGTCCGCTACCACAACATCGTGTCAGAGAAAGACATGGAGAAGGTGAAAGAGCTGGCCAAACCCAGG CTCCGTCGAGCCACCATCTCCAACCCTGTTACTGGCGTGCTGGAGACGGCCCACTACCGCATCAGTAAGAG ACGTGCCACGGTGCATGACCCCCAGACAGGCAAACTGACCACGGCCCATTACAGAGTCTCCAAGAG CGCCTGGCTCGGAGCGTACGAACATCCCGTGGTGGACAAGATCAACCAGATGATCGAAGACATCACAGGGCTGAATGTGAAAACGGCCGAGGACCTGCAG GTGGCTAACTACGGCGTCGGAGGACAGTATGAGCCCCACTTCGACTTCGGCCgg aaaGACGAGCCGGACGCATTCGAGGAGCTGGGCACGGGGAACCGGATCGCCACATGGCTGCTTTAC ATGAGCGATGTGCAGGCAGGAGGCGCCACCGTCTTCACCGACGTCGGAGCCTCCGTCAGACCGAAAAAG GGGACGGCGGTGTTCTGGTACAACCTGTATCCAAGCGGAGAAGGTGACTATCGGACCCGACACGCCGCCTGTCCCGTGCTGCTCGGAAATAAGTGGG TATCAAACAAATGGATCCATGAACGTGGGCAGGAGTTCAGGCGGCGCTGCGGCCTCAACGAGACCGACTGA
- the arg1 gene encoding arginase-1 isoform X1 — protein MRSARTLWQVAVMVKRSLHHHHPPSQRSAGIIGAPFSKGQSRGGVEQGPDRIRATGLQQRLQQLGCAVKDYGNLTFEDVTVDEPVGLLKGVRAVGGANRRLSEAVRAVKEDGHTAVILGGDHSLAIGSIHGHSAAVGELSIVWVDAHADINTPLTSYTGNIHGQPVSYLLHELHSKIPVLPNFSWLKPCVSARDVVYIGLRDVDPAEHYILKMLGVKMFSMSEVDQFGVARVMEETCDYLCARGKKPIHLSYDIDAIDPSVAPATGTPVVGGLTYREGVYITEHLCQTGLLSAVDLVEVNPLRGQTEEDVRSTVSTAVDLVLGCFGRVREGNHAPDYHLPEP, from the exons ATGAGGAGCGCCAGGACGTTGTGGCAGGTCGCTGTGATGGTGAAGCGGAGCcttcatcatcaccatcctcCTTCTCAACGCTCTGCGGGGATCATCGGAGCACCTTTCTCCAAGGGACAG TCCAGAGGCGGAGTGGAGCAGGGACCGGACAGGATTCGCGCCACCGGCCTGCAGCAGCGGCTGCAGCAGCTGG gctgtgcagtgaAGGATTATGGGAACCTGACATTTGAAGATGTGACCGTGGATGAGCCTGTGGGTTTGCTGAAAGGTGTGAGGGCAGTGGGAGGTGCCAACCGGAGGCTGTCGGAGGCGGTGCGggcagtgaaggaggatggGCACACGGCCgtgatcctgggaggagaccACAG TCTGGCAATTGGATCTATCCACGGTCACTCGGCGGCAGTCGGGGAGCTGAGCATCGTGTGGGTGGACGCCCATGCCGACATCAACACACCACTGACCTCGTACACGGGAAACATCCATGGGCAGCCCGTGTCCTACCTGCTCCATGAGCTGCACTCCAAG ATTCCCGTTTTACCGAACTTCTCCTGGCTGAAGCCATGCGTGTCCGCCAGGGACGTGGTCTACATCGGCCTGAGAGACGTGGATCCAGCAGAGCA CTACATCCTGAAGATGCTGGGTGTGAAGATGTTCTCCATGTCTGAGGTGGATCAGTTCGGTGTGGCCCGAGTCATGGAGGAAACATGTGACTACCTGTGTGCCAG AGGGAAGAAACCGATTCACCTCAGCTATGACATCGACGCCATCGACCCCTCTGTTGCCCCAGCAACTGGGACGCCTGTAGTCGGAGGGCTCACCTACAGAGAGGGAGTTTACATCACAGAGCACCTGTGTCAGACAG GCCTGCTGTCAGCGGTGGACCTAGTGGAGGTGAACCCTCTGAGGGGTCAGACGGAGGAGGACGTCCGCTCTACTGTCAGCACCGCCGTCGACCTGGTGCTCGGCTGCTTCGGACGTGTGCGTGAGGGAAACCACGCGCCGGATTACCACCTCCCTGAACCTTAA
- the LOC115797922 gene encoding prolyl 4-hydroxylase subunit alpha-1-like isoform X3, protein MALCRWWLFHFLLFTSCSAHDFFTSIGQMTDLVFTEKDLVTSLKDYIQAEENKLEQIKKWADKLDALSAAATKDPEGFLGHPVNAFKLMKRLNTEWGELESLVLTDMSDVFISNLTIQRQHFPNDDDQTGAAKALLRLQDTYQLDTNAISTGELPGMSPTSSSLSALTVDDCYDLGKVAYSDADYYHTELWMVQALRQLDQGETSAVVDAVTVLDYLSYSVYQQGELERALEFTRRLLELDPTHQRANGNLKYFEYQLAKQKKAEVEEKEEEDKRERRETKDDYLPERKKYEQLCRGEGIKLTPRRQSRLFCRYYDNNRHPRYVIGPVKQEDEWDSPHIVRYHNIVSEKDMEKVKELAKPRLRRATVHDPQTGKLTTAHYRVSKSAWLGAYEHPVVDKINQMIEDITGLNVKTAEDLQVANYGVGGQYEPHFDFGRKDEPDAFEELGTGNRIATWLLYMSDVQAGGATVFTDVGASVRPKKGTAVFWYNLYPSGEGDYRTRHAACPVLLGNKWVSNKWIHERGQEFRRRCGLNETD, encoded by the exons gccAGATGACGGACTTGGTGTTCACAGAGAAGGACCTGGTCACATCCCTGAAGGACTACATCCAAGCAGAGGAGAACAAACTGGAGCAGATCAAAAA gtGGGCGGACAAACTGGACGCCCTCTCAGCTGCTGCCACTAAGGACCCCGAAGGCTTCCTGGGTCACCCGGTGAACGCCTTCAAACTGATGAAGAGGCTGAACACAGAGTGGGGGGAGCTGGAGAGCCTGGTGCTCACCGACATGTCTGATG TGTTCATCTCCAACCTCACCATCCAGAGGCAGCACTTCCCCAACGACGACGACCAGACGGGAGCTGCCAAAGCTCTGCTGAGACTGCAGGACACCTACCAGCTGGACACCAACGCCATCTCCACCGGAGAACTTCCAG GCATgtcccccacctcctcctccttgagCGCTCTGACGGTGGATGACTGCTATGACCTCGGGAAGGTGGCGTACTCAGATGCGGATTACTACCACACTGAGCTGTGGATGGTTCAGGCCCTGAGGCAGCTGGACCAAGGCGAGACGTCTGCGGTTGTGGATGCCGTCACCGTCCTCGACTACCTGAGCTACTCTGTGTAccagcagggggagctggagagAGCGCTGGAGTTCACCAGGAGGCTGCTGGAGCTCG ATCCGACACACCAGCGAGCCAACGGGAACCTGAAATACTTTGAGTATCAACTGGCCAAACAGAAGAAGGCggaggtggaggagaaggaggaagaagacaagagggagaggagagagaccaaAGACGACTACCTGCCTGAGAGGAAGAAGTACGAGCAGCTGTGTCGCGGCGAAGGCATCAAGCTG ACTCCTCGCAGGCAGAGCCGCCTCTTCTGCCGCTACTATGACAACAACCGGCACCCGCGGTACGTGATTGGTCCGGTGAAACAGGAAGACGAGTGGGACAGCCCCCACATCGTCCGCTACCACAACATCGTGTCAGAGAAAGACATGGAGAAGGTGAAAGAGCTGGCCAAACCCAGG CTCAGACGTGCCACGGTGCATGACCCCCAGACAGGCAAACTGACCACGGCCCATTACAGAGTCTCCAAGAG CGCCTGGCTCGGAGCGTACGAACATCCCGTGGTGGACAAGATCAACCAGATGATCGAAGACATCACAGGGCTGAATGTGAAAACGGCCGAGGACCTGCAG GTGGCTAACTACGGCGTCGGAGGACAGTATGAGCCCCACTTCGACTTCGGCCgg aaaGACGAGCCGGACGCATTCGAGGAGCTGGGCACGGGGAACCGGATCGCCACATGGCTGCTTTAC ATGAGCGATGTGCAGGCAGGAGGCGCCACCGTCTTCACCGACGTCGGAGCCTCCGTCAGACCGAAAAAG GGGACGGCGGTGTTCTGGTACAACCTGTATCCAAGCGGAGAAGGTGACTATCGGACCCGACACGCCGCCTGTCCCGTGCTGCTCGGAAATAAGTGGG TATCAAACAAATGGATCCATGAACGTGGGCAGGAGTTCAGGCGGCGCTGCGGCCTCAACGAGACCGACTGA
- the LOC115797922 gene encoding prolyl 4-hydroxylase subunit alpha-1-like isoform X1, with protein MFMQSASCRRRSCSTGRMALCRWWLFHFLLFTSCSAHDFFTSIGQMTDLVFTEKDLVTSLKDYIQAEENKLEQIKKWADKLDALSAAATKDPEGFLGHPVNAFKLMKRLNTEWGELESLVLTDMSDVFISNLTIQRQHFPNDDDQTGAAKALLRLQDTYQLDTNAISTGELPGMSPTSSSLSALTVDDCYDLGKVAYSDADYYHTELWMVQALRQLDQGETSAVVDAVTVLDYLSYSVYQQGELERALEFTRRLLELDPTHQRANGNLKYFEYQLAKQKKAEVEEKEEEDKRERRETKDDYLPERKKYEQLCRGEGIKLTPRRQSRLFCRYYDNNRHPRYVIGPVKQEDEWDSPHIVRYHNIVSEKDMEKVKELAKPRLRRATVHDPQTGKLTTAHYRVSKSAWLGAYEHPVVDKINQMIEDITGLNVKTAEDLQVANYGVGGQYEPHFDFGRKDEPDAFEELGTGNRIATWLLYMSDVQAGGATVFTDVGASVRPKKGTAVFWYNLYPSGEGDYRTRHAACPVLLGNKWVSNKWIHERGQEFRRRCGLNETD; from the exons gccAGATGACGGACTTGGTGTTCACAGAGAAGGACCTGGTCACATCCCTGAAGGACTACATCCAAGCAGAGGAGAACAAACTGGAGCAGATCAAAAA gtGGGCGGACAAACTGGACGCCCTCTCAGCTGCTGCCACTAAGGACCCCGAAGGCTTCCTGGGTCACCCGGTGAACGCCTTCAAACTGATGAAGAGGCTGAACACAGAGTGGGGGGAGCTGGAGAGCCTGGTGCTCACCGACATGTCTGATG TGTTCATCTCCAACCTCACCATCCAGAGGCAGCACTTCCCCAACGACGACGACCAGACGGGAGCTGCCAAAGCTCTGCTGAGACTGCAGGACACCTACCAGCTGGACACCAACGCCATCTCCACCGGAGAACTTCCAG GCATgtcccccacctcctcctccttgagCGCTCTGACGGTGGATGACTGCTATGACCTCGGGAAGGTGGCGTACTCAGATGCGGATTACTACCACACTGAGCTGTGGATGGTTCAGGCCCTGAGGCAGCTGGACCAAGGCGAGACGTCTGCGGTTGTGGATGCCGTCACCGTCCTCGACTACCTGAGCTACTCTGTGTAccagcagggggagctggagagAGCGCTGGAGTTCACCAGGAGGCTGCTGGAGCTCG ATCCGACACACCAGCGAGCCAACGGGAACCTGAAATACTTTGAGTATCAACTGGCCAAACAGAAGAAGGCggaggtggaggagaaggaggaagaagacaagagggagaggagagagaccaaAGACGACTACCTGCCTGAGAGGAAGAAGTACGAGCAGCTGTGTCGCGGCGAAGGCATCAAGCTG ACTCCTCGCAGGCAGAGCCGCCTCTTCTGCCGCTACTATGACAACAACCGGCACCCGCGGTACGTGATTGGTCCGGTGAAACAGGAAGACGAGTGGGACAGCCCCCACATCGTCCGCTACCACAACATCGTGTCAGAGAAAGACATGGAGAAGGTGAAAGAGCTGGCCAAACCCAGG CTCAGACGTGCCACGGTGCATGACCCCCAGACAGGCAAACTGACCACGGCCCATTACAGAGTCTCCAAGAG CGCCTGGCTCGGAGCGTACGAACATCCCGTGGTGGACAAGATCAACCAGATGATCGAAGACATCACAGGGCTGAATGTGAAAACGGCCGAGGACCTGCAG GTGGCTAACTACGGCGTCGGAGGACAGTATGAGCCCCACTTCGACTTCGGCCgg aaaGACGAGCCGGACGCATTCGAGGAGCTGGGCACGGGGAACCGGATCGCCACATGGCTGCTTTAC ATGAGCGATGTGCAGGCAGGAGGCGCCACCGTCTTCACCGACGTCGGAGCCTCCGTCAGACCGAAAAAG GGGACGGCGGTGTTCTGGTACAACCTGTATCCAAGCGGAGAAGGTGACTATCGGACCCGACACGCCGCCTGTCCCGTGCTGCTCGGAAATAAGTGGG TATCAAACAAATGGATCCATGAACGTGGGCAGGAGTTCAGGCGGCGCTGCGGCCTCAACGAGACCGACTGA
- the LOC115797922 gene encoding prolyl 4-hydroxylase subunit alpha-1-like isoform X2 — protein sequence MFMQSASCRRRSCSTGRMALCRWWLFHFLLFTSCSAHDFFTSIGQMTDLVFTEKDLVTSLKDYIQAEENKLEQIKKWADKLDALSAAATKDPEGFLGHPVNAFKLMKRLNTEWGELESLVLTDMSDVFISNLTIQRQHFPNDDDQTGAAKALLRLQDTYQLDTNAISTGELPGMSPTSSSLSALTVDDCYDLGKVAYSDADYYHTELWMVQALRQLDQGETSAVVDAVTVLDYLSYSVYQQGELERALEFTRRLLELDPTHQRANGNLKYFEYQLAKQKKAEVEEKEEEDKRERRETKDDYLPERKKYEQLCRGEGIKLTPRRQSRLFCRYYDNNRHPRYVIGPVKQEDEWDSPHIVRYHNIVSEKDMEKVKELAKPRLRRATISNPVTGVLETAHYRISKSAWLGAYEHPVVDKINQMIEDITGLNVKTAEDLQVANYGVGGQYEPHFDFGRKDEPDAFEELGTGNRIATWLLYMSDVQAGGATVFTDVGASVRPKKGTAVFWYNLYPSGEGDYRTRHAACPVLLGNKWVSNKWIHERGQEFRRRCGLNETD from the exons gccAGATGACGGACTTGGTGTTCACAGAGAAGGACCTGGTCACATCCCTGAAGGACTACATCCAAGCAGAGGAGAACAAACTGGAGCAGATCAAAAA gtGGGCGGACAAACTGGACGCCCTCTCAGCTGCTGCCACTAAGGACCCCGAAGGCTTCCTGGGTCACCCGGTGAACGCCTTCAAACTGATGAAGAGGCTGAACACAGAGTGGGGGGAGCTGGAGAGCCTGGTGCTCACCGACATGTCTGATG TGTTCATCTCCAACCTCACCATCCAGAGGCAGCACTTCCCCAACGACGACGACCAGACGGGAGCTGCCAAAGCTCTGCTGAGACTGCAGGACACCTACCAGCTGGACACCAACGCCATCTCCACCGGAGAACTTCCAG GCATgtcccccacctcctcctccttgagCGCTCTGACGGTGGATGACTGCTATGACCTCGGGAAGGTGGCGTACTCAGATGCGGATTACTACCACACTGAGCTGTGGATGGTTCAGGCCCTGAGGCAGCTGGACCAAGGCGAGACGTCTGCGGTTGTGGATGCCGTCACCGTCCTCGACTACCTGAGCTACTCTGTGTAccagcagggggagctggagagAGCGCTGGAGTTCACCAGGAGGCTGCTGGAGCTCG ATCCGACACACCAGCGAGCCAACGGGAACCTGAAATACTTTGAGTATCAACTGGCCAAACAGAAGAAGGCggaggtggaggagaaggaggaagaagacaagagggagaggagagagaccaaAGACGACTACCTGCCTGAGAGGAAGAAGTACGAGCAGCTGTGTCGCGGCGAAGGCATCAAGCTG ACTCCTCGCAGGCAGAGCCGCCTCTTCTGCCGCTACTATGACAACAACCGGCACCCGCGGTACGTGATTGGTCCGGTGAAACAGGAAGACGAGTGGGACAGCCCCCACATCGTCCGCTACCACAACATCGTGTCAGAGAAAGACATGGAGAAGGTGAAAGAGCTGGCCAAACCCAGG CTCCGTCGAGCCACCATCTCCAACCCTGTTACTGGCGTGCTGGAGACGGCCCACTACCGCATCAGTAAGAG CGCCTGGCTCGGAGCGTACGAACATCCCGTGGTGGACAAGATCAACCAGATGATCGAAGACATCACAGGGCTGAATGTGAAAACGGCCGAGGACCTGCAG GTGGCTAACTACGGCGTCGGAGGACAGTATGAGCCCCACTTCGACTTCGGCCgg aaaGACGAGCCGGACGCATTCGAGGAGCTGGGCACGGGGAACCGGATCGCCACATGGCTGCTTTAC ATGAGCGATGTGCAGGCAGGAGGCGCCACCGTCTTCACCGACGTCGGAGCCTCCGTCAGACCGAAAAAG GGGACGGCGGTGTTCTGGTACAACCTGTATCCAAGCGGAGAAGGTGACTATCGGACCCGACACGCCGCCTGTCCCGTGCTGCTCGGAAATAAGTGGG TATCAAACAAATGGATCCATGAACGTGGGCAGGAGTTCAGGCGGCGCTGCGGCCTCAACGAGACCGACTGA
- the arg1 gene encoding arginase-1 isoform X2 — translation MVCARGYQHEERQDVVAGRCDGEAEPSSSPSSFSTLCGDHRSTFLQGTGCAVKDYGNLTFEDVTVDEPVGLLKGVRAVGGANRRLSEAVRAVKEDGHTAVILGGDHSLAIGSIHGHSAAVGELSIVWVDAHADINTPLTSYTGNIHGQPVSYLLHELHSKIPVLPNFSWLKPCVSARDVVYIGLRDVDPAEHYILKMLGVKMFSMSEVDQFGVARVMEETCDYLCARGKKPIHLSYDIDAIDPSVAPATGTPVVGGLTYREGVYITEHLCQTGLLSAVDLVEVNPLRGQTEEDVRSTVSTAVDLVLGCFGRVREGNHAPDYHLPEP, via the exons ATGGTGTGCGCGCGTGGGTATCAGCATGAGGAGCGCCAGGACGTTGTGGCAGGTCGCTGTGATGGTGAAGCGGAGCcttcatcatcaccatcctcCTTCTCAACGCTCTGCGGGGATCATCGGAGCACCTTTCTCCAAGGGACAG gctgtgcagtgaAGGATTATGGGAACCTGACATTTGAAGATGTGACCGTGGATGAGCCTGTGGGTTTGCTGAAAGGTGTGAGGGCAGTGGGAGGTGCCAACCGGAGGCTGTCGGAGGCGGTGCGggcagtgaaggaggatggGCACACGGCCgtgatcctgggaggagaccACAG TCTGGCAATTGGATCTATCCACGGTCACTCGGCGGCAGTCGGGGAGCTGAGCATCGTGTGGGTGGACGCCCATGCCGACATCAACACACCACTGACCTCGTACACGGGAAACATCCATGGGCAGCCCGTGTCCTACCTGCTCCATGAGCTGCACTCCAAG ATTCCCGTTTTACCGAACTTCTCCTGGCTGAAGCCATGCGTGTCCGCCAGGGACGTGGTCTACATCGGCCTGAGAGACGTGGATCCAGCAGAGCA CTACATCCTGAAGATGCTGGGTGTGAAGATGTTCTCCATGTCTGAGGTGGATCAGTTCGGTGTGGCCCGAGTCATGGAGGAAACATGTGACTACCTGTGTGCCAG AGGGAAGAAACCGATTCACCTCAGCTATGACATCGACGCCATCGACCCCTCTGTTGCCCCAGCAACTGGGACGCCTGTAGTCGGAGGGCTCACCTACAGAGAGGGAGTTTACATCACAGAGCACCTGTGTCAGACAG GCCTGCTGTCAGCGGTGGACCTAGTGGAGGTGAACCCTCTGAGGGGTCAGACGGAGGAGGACGTCCGCTCTACTGTCAGCACCGCCGTCGACCTGGTGCTCGGCTGCTTCGGACGTGTGCGTGAGGGAAACCACGCGCCGGATTACCACCTCCCTGAACCTTAA